GtgaataagtgtaagaaaatgattgtGTATCAGTAGCATATAAATTTAGACTCAGGAATGATGGTGATGCAAAACATCCACAGACTGTCCACATGGGTGGCTGAGACAGCGGCATGTTTGCTTTGGTTCAATGTACACAGGCTTTccttcatgcacaaaattattaaaaatgttgtatACAATTACCTTGAGGCCATGTGTATAGgagtatatgaaacataaatgaattttgtgtttagacttgcgTCCCATCCCCAAGACacctcattatgtatatgcaaatattccaaaatccaaaacacccctggtcccaggcatttcagattagggatactgAACCTgtagtaacttgctcaaggtcatttAGCTATTAGCTGGCCAAGACAAGACCACATCCACCTGTCTTCACAGCTCAGCACTCAAGCCACCACTCTGTTGGATTTATATACATTCTATTTGTTTACATTGTTACAGAATAAATTTGCACGATAACCTGCATAATTGATTTAATTGTGTCGTTTTGGCAGTCTCATCACGCGAGAACCACTAGGTCCTGATACTGTGTAGGAAAGGAGAATGTCAATGGGGTCGGGAAACTCAGACGTGCCAGTTCAGCGAGCTGTCTGTCGAAAACTATTTTTGGAAACCTAAGTCCGGGTCGTCAGCCGCGTGGCCTGCAGTTGCTAGCAAGATCCACAAGGGGGAAGCCAACGCACTGCTCCGGGCCAGAcgcgcctctctctctctcacgtcGCTGGTGAGCCTGGGAAAAGATCCCGCCTCCTGACCCATAAGGCTCTGGGTCGGAAGTTTCACTCTCTCTTCCTGTTTCCCATCATGGCGGTGAGTAACTAGGGCTTAGGTTTGCTTTCTTTCATCCGTCGCCATCCACGGCCTGCCGAACCTGAGGTGGCTACCTCGCCCGCGGGCCGAGAGGATGGAGCCCGTGATGCCAGCCGGACCGAAACTGGCAGAGCCGTGCGGGTCGAGGGCGCGGGGCTGGACGCTGTCGTCTCCTCCCGTCCTCCTAGGAGCGGGCTCGGGTCAGCTGCCCAGAGGGTTTAGCGGCTTGGCCCGCGGGGCCGCAGCGTGGGCAAATGGAACGAACGGAAGGTTTGGGACACCGTCTCAAGGCCTTTCCCCGGTCCCTCGAACTTAGGCTTGCCCGGTGCTAGGGAATCGCAGCCGCTTACTCTGCTTAAGGAAGGCGCCAGCCCGCGGACAGCTTCCGAACCGGGTGCAGGACGTCGCCTAACCACGTGTGTCCTCAGCAGTTCAATTCTGTTCTCCCCCTTTCCTCCTTAATCTGAGTTATAATGGGGGCGCTCTTCGTTACCTACACATTGAGCCCCTGGGGTTCATCCTCAGTGTCCGTAACTTTAACACTCACTATTTGTCCTGCATTTCACTTCACCTGTGCGCGCAAGAAGAGCCCGAGCTCACTTTTTCCTTGATCCCTCCCAGGTAAATACGGTGATACGTACTTCATCCTTAGGTCTTCCTTTACGATTTGAAATGAGCAGAAGTAAATATGctgtggaaatgaaaaataataagaacGCTGGATTCTCAACTGTGACGGGTTCTTGAGTGTGTTGATTGCGCTTCCTTGTTGCAGCAGGATCAAGGTGAAAAGGAGAACCCCATGCGGGAACTTCGCATCCGCAAGCTCTGCCTCAACATCTGTGTTGGGGAGAGTGGAGACAGACTGACCCGGGCAGCTAAGGTGTTGGAGCAGCTCACAGGCCAGACTCCTGTGTTTTCCAAAGGTGAGTAGTGGCAGAGATGGCCACTTTGTTTGCACGATCGTTTCTTAATTAACCAGCAGTCAAGCCTGTGTAAGTGATAATTGGCATCCCTTTAAACTCATGAGCCAACCTTTTGAGATTGGAATGTGGAGTTGGAATACCAGATTGTATGTGAGCAGTCTTTAAGACTGGCCCAAGTAAAGATTTTTTCAACTAGGATATTAACAGCTGTGACCTTGGCGTGGAAATTAATCTCTCAGGGCCTAACCTGTAAAATAGGAGtagcaggccaggtgtggtggctcaggtctgtaattctagcactctgggaggctgaggcgggagggttacttgagctcaggagtttgacaccagcctgagcagaatGGAGACCCcgtctcctaaaaatagaaaaattagccgggcatcatggcatgtgcctgtggttccagctacttgggaggcgggaggattgcttgaacccaggattttgaggttgctgtgagctaggttgataccatggcactctactcagggctacagagtgagactgtctccaaatatatatgtactgcaaatacatatacacagagagagagatagcaGGATGCATAAGGTTTTAGCAGATGTTAGCTGTTatcagtgttttgttttctttagaacaCAGTGATCTTAGTTGCCTCTTTGGCCTACTCTGATTGTGAAGTTGCCCTTCCTGAGACTTAGCACTATGACTTAAGAGTTCTTAATTGCTGAAGTATGGTTGGGTGACTGGGTATTAGGAAGTGTTTTCTGTGCTgtagatcagcagtccccaaccttttgggcaccagggactggtttcatggaagacaatttttccacagctGTGGTGGGGGGCTGGGAGAACAAGCAAAGCTCAGGTaatgatggggagcggctgtaaatacagatgaagcttcactcaacACCTGTGTGCACCCCCTTTCCTAagtttctaacaggccatggactggtactagGGGTTGGGGAGTGCATCTGTAGGTGAAGTTGATTAATCAGCATAGATGACACTGGTTAGAACATCACTGCTTTGACTATGAGTGTGGGTGGATACTTAATGTCACTTTAAGTCTGGAGATGGTATTCTGGGGAAGAGGTGAGTACAGTGGGAGTATGACAACCCTGACTCCTTGTACTCCCCTGTCTGCAGCTAGATACACTGTCAGATCCTTTGGCATCAGGAGAAATGAGAAGATTGCAGTCCACTGCACAGTCAGAGGGGCCAAGGCAGAAGAAATCCTGGAGAAAGGTCTAAAGGTGAGGCTCATCCCTGCCTGGGGTGATATTGGTGCTCTGTGTATTTAAGCTTTTAAAAGGCTTTTCAGTACTCAAGGTGAAACTATATTCTTTCTTTGGTGGTTTGAAAGATGTCTGAGAGTCATTTTAAAGCCTTTGCtttctctgggtttttttgttttttgcccttTGGAAATTGGGAACGTTCCTGGAAATCCGTAGTTGGGATGCAGTTTGGTGTAATGAGGAAATCAGAACCCAGCCAAGCTACACTGAATTGTATTTTTGCTCTGGGGTGCTGAATGTTGCCAGTTGAGGTAGTTATTTGGGGGAGAAGTAAAGATGACAAGGAATGTTACTGCTGCATTTTTCTTCCCAGGTGCGAGaatatgaattaagaaaaaataacttctcAGATACTGGAAACTTTGGATTTGGGATCCAGGAACACATCGATCTGGGAATCAAATATGATCCAAGCATTGGTATCTACGGCCTGGACTTCTATGTGGTATGGATATTTAGTCTTTTCCCACTCCTGCTTTATGAGGAGAGGGGAATCTCTATTCCTTTGTTTTGTATGTGCTATCTTGATGTTTAATGTTGGATTGAAGCTTTAAGTATTGTGTGCTGTGTGTTCTCCTCCTTGGGAAGATGTGCCTTATATGTGGGAAGTGTAGGGGTATAGCACTGAACAAGATGGACAGGGCTTGTTACTGTGACGCTAATGGTCCCGTATCTGTAAAGCCACCAGCATGGCTTAAAGGTGGATGAAGGAAACTGTTCATCCAGCTGGTGATTTGAAAATTTTTGGAGAAGTAGTATTGGTGCTCTGTTTGGCCCGTGGGTTGGCTGCACTAAGGCTGCTCTTCCTTCAAACCTCCTTCCCTTAGACCCTAGAGGTGTGGCATTTAGCCAGAGGACATAGAAACAGGTTTGGGTGGTATGGTGGTTTGCTCAGGATGGGGATTTTTAATGTAGAAGTGACCATTTGTGTTACTGCAGCATTTTGGTCCAACCATAAAGCTAAATAGCCAAAACCAGAAGTCCTGACTAGTATGGAACCTGAAAGACAGTGGCATCCTCATTAGATTTGAATGTCCAAGCCGTAATGAGAACTGGTTACTCACAGGGCATTTGGgggcatatttgtgtgtatgtttctcAGTTTTAAGTTTTGTAtaatacacatatgcacatgttGCAAtagatttgtgttttatttatttttaatatgaagtatGGGGGTGGCAAGGAGAtggttcaatttcctttttcctttcaatttcctttttttttttaagagatagaatctcactttgttgccctgggtagagtgcagtgtccTTATCACTACACTCttaaactccagggctcaggggaacctcctgccttagccttctgagtagctggggcgAAAGGCGAGTGCCATGaggcctggctgatttttctatttttagtagagatgggggtcttgctattattgcccaggctggtgtcgaactcctagccacctcctgcctcagcctccctgagtgctaggaatatagacatgagccactatgcctcaTCAATATTCTTtcgatttttaaatgttagttttaaaaacaaatgtgccttgggctgggcacagtagctcacacctataatcctagcactctgggaggccaacacaggaggattgtttgagctcaggagttcaagaccagcctgagcaagagtgagaccccatctctactaaaaaatagaaagacattagctggacatctaaaagtatatagaaaaaattagtcgggcatggtggtgcgtgcctgtagtctcagctacttgggagactgaggcagaaggctcgagcccaggagtttgaggttgctgtgagctaggctgatgccatggcactctagccagggcaacagagtgagactctgtctggaaaaaaaaaaaatgtgctttggAGATTGGGGAGCGGTAGTGGAGGATCCTCAGCACcaatgggaaggagggaggaagatgcTGAACTTTCCGGCCTCCAGAGCAAATCTATAGTATGGCCATGTGACTAGAATGCTGATGACAGTTTTGTCAGAGGCTGAGACCATTGGTCTTGCTCCAGATTCCATGGGCTACCAGGTGACTCTTGATCAATTTCTAATGTATGAGTTTGTCCATCTGCTCCTGACTCTGAGCTGGCTAGGTGACTGTTGGTTATTCCTGGGACAGGTGCTGGGTAGGCCAGGTTTCAGCATCGCAGACAAGAAGCGCAGGACAGGCTGCATTGGGGCCAAACACAGAATCAGCAAAGAGGAGGCCATGCGCTGGTTCCAGCAGAAGGTAACGCTGATTGATTTATCTCAAGTGAGGTGGTGGTGTGCAGTGTTGTGAATAGAGTTGGGGTTTGGGGATGCAAAATACAGTACTGTTTGATGAGTAGCTTCTTTAAAGATAGAATAATGGGCAACCTGGCAAGTGGGGGCTTCCAGGGTTGGTGGTTTAAAAGAATGTCCAGAACTAGGGCTTTAAACGGACTTCCCTTTTCTCAGGTTATAGTGGAGTTGAGCACAGTGTTACAGTTGTTAAAACCAGCCAGCTTCCTGTTTATTCCAGAAAGGATATGGGATTCAGAGTTCAAGTTCATGTATCAGATTTGAATTCTCAAATGTTAGCCATTGCTGCAATCTTTGTTGTTGCCTCgtgttctgaaaaaaataaaatctcttctctTTCAGTATGATGGGATCATCCTTCCTGGCAAATAAATCCCCGTTTGTATTCAGAAGGccaataaaataagttttcaatGAAATGTACATTACCGTTGTGTGTTCTGTGAAAGGATCCTGGCCATATTCAAGTCCTTGGACCTCGAGCCTCTTAAAGCTTCGGTGGGAATAGCTGGTAACACCCCTGGCATCCTCTGATTGGATGCAGTGTTTCCTGGCAGATCCAAGTTTGAGCTTTGTAGCATTGCCTGATGTACCCTTGTTGGTGTTCTGTGGCGTGGTAGCACCATTTAAACTGATTTTAGAGGGGAGGGTGTGGTTGGGTTAGGGGTTTGAATTTAGAGCCTTGATTAAAGGCAGATTGCAGTGCTCCTGTGTTCCAGGATGATCCCCTCTATTCGTAATTCTGTTCTGTACTAGAAATTTTATTAGCACTGATGTGTAGTGAAGGAAACGCAGGCTTTAGTTTGATACTTGAGATTAAATTTTGACTTGACTGTTCAGACTCAGGTTTCAGGGCAGTCTTTGAGGCAAATTATCTGGATTTAattcccagccctgccctttaTTAGCTATGTTACATTGAGTGAGTGTGAGttacaaagtaattattttttgaagaggGGCATGTGGAGGATggttcagtttctttcttttatttatttatttatttatttatttttttgatactgtctcactgttgccctgggtagagtgcaagtGGCATTTTCggagctcactgcaaactcaaacttctgagctcaagtaatcctcctgcctcggcctccaaagtagctgggactacaggcgcatgctaccacacctggctaatttttctatatttagtagaaacaaggtctcagtcttgttcaggctggtcttgaactcctgagctccagcaatactgccttggcctcccagagtggtaggatttataggcatgagccaccgtgccaagAGGGTTTCTGTTTGGGTATAAGAAATGTTAACTTTTACAGGTTTGCTTCCCTttcatgtgaaaattaaatttattgccTGTAGTGATTTTCTAGATCTCACTGAAGCTGACATTTAGATGACATCATTTCTGTGACCATCAGACAAAAAACTTGGccattgttcatttttaatattgagCACATGTTAATTCAGTCATTTCTGTGACCATCAGACAAAAAACTTggccattgtttatttttaatattgaacgCATGTTAATTCAGTTTAATTTACTCAttgtgggctgggcacagtggctcacacctataatcctagcactctgggaggccaaggcgggtggattgcttgaggtcaggagttcgaaatcagcctgaccaagagcaaaaccccgtctctactaaaaatagaaagaaattaattgaccaactaaaaatatatattaaaaaaattagccaggcatggtggcacatgcctgtagtcccagctactgaggaggctgaggcagtaggattgcttgagccctggagtttgaggttgctgtgagctaggctgacgccacggcactcactctacccagggcaacaaagtgagactctgtctcaaaatgaataaaataatttactcatTGTGACAGTTCGGTTGTCCTTGGGCTACCTTTTCATTGCTATTATCGGGTTCTCTAATTTGTTTGCTTTGGGTGTTTTAAAACCTGGAGATTATAAGTCCTCTTAATCAGTGAGGTCAGACCTAGTTGGTTAAACGGGAGAATCATGGAGTATGTTGCTGTatacttttatttcacttaaaatattacatgtattGACTTCTCAGTCTTGTAATGTAGGGCTAGGGCACCATCTCATAAACAGAGTGAAGGAGTTTGATTCAGCTTCGATTTTATGGGGGGAAACTTGTTTTTTAACTTCTGAATTAAACACGTTTGAGAACAAACTCTGGATGAATAGATAGCTAACTAGTCTAGTGCCGGGTGCTAACTGCAGTGGGAAGCGGGTATTGCATTTTACAGAGATGgaacatttatgttattttcatctgaataaagcatttcagaaatacaaaatgtagaAAGTCCCTCTGATGCTACTCTACCAACCTTAACACTATTGTTAAGGCCTTTTGCTGTatatctgggtttttttgtttgtgttgctctttaatttttaataatataatcctGCTGAACTTGGTTCTGTATTTGTGTACTCAGTTGAGTTGActtccatcttaaaaaaatagaactgcctGGTCTCTTGGCCCAGTAGAAAAAGTTCTGTTGGGAGTTGAGAGAACTAACTGGATTTGAGCCCTGGCTCTAACTAGCATTGAGATTTTGGGTAAGTCATGAAACGACTATGGGACTGAAGCAATTGGGGACATTTCCTAACTGGTTCAGAATAGCTTGTTCCTATTCTGGCTAGAAACTTGACTTCCAAGTAGATATCCCACTTGGGGTTTTAAGCCTTGGTGTTTGTGGTTGAGCTTGTAGCAAGTGGGTAGATAGGATCACCTGGGAGTTTGTTAGAACTCTTGGGGGACCCCCAACCTACTGAATTGGAATCTGACTTAATGAGAGCTACAGGTGGTTTGTATGCACACTAAAGTGTAGAGGCACTGCCCACAGCCTAATGTCAAAACAAGGGGGAGGACATGATATCCAACAagatttgtttaataaatttagttGTATGAAGTTCTTAACTGTGTGgttatttcctcatttcttcaGCTGCTACCCATGAAAATTTGGGAGTGGGTCATTGTTAGGTGACCCTCTGTCCCAGTGTCACAATTTTAGTTGCCTTTGGAATGAGGTAGTATCCCTAGCAAGCATCTATCTGTATCCCAGAAATACTGCCTTACTTTGCTGAATGAACGTTCTATTCCTGCAGCAAACCTCTAGGGCAGAGTTCTCTAGCTGGGGCAATATTGTCCAACCCCCATCCCTGGAGTATTTCAAAATTTGTAGGGGTGGGTTTTTTATTATCACAGTGACTGCTGTTGGCATTAGTGCGTGGAGGTCAGGGATGTTCCCACACAAATCAATAGATAACCTTAAGTGCTAAGGGGATTGAT
This region of Microcebus murinus isolate Inina chromosome 2, M.murinus_Inina_mat1.0, whole genome shotgun sequence genomic DNA includes:
- the RPL11 gene encoding large ribosomal subunit protein uL5 isoform X2, translating into MADQGEKENPMRELRIRKLCLNICVGESGDRLTRAAKVLEQLTGQTPVFSKARYTVRSFGIRRNEKIAVHCTVRGAKAEEILEKGLKVREYELRKNNFSDTGNFGFGIQEHIDLGIKYDPSIGIYGLDFYVVLGRPGFSIADKKRRTGCIGAKHRISKEEAMRWFQQKYDGIILPGK
- the RPL11 gene encoding large ribosomal subunit protein uL5 isoform X1 — protein: MAQDQGEKENPMRELRIRKLCLNICVGESGDRLTRAAKVLEQLTGQTPVFSKARYTVRSFGIRRNEKIAVHCTVRGAKAEEILEKGLKVREYELRKNNFSDTGNFGFGIQEHIDLGIKYDPSIGIYGLDFYVVLGRPGFSIADKKRRTGCIGAKHRISKEEAMRWFQQKYDGIILPGK